Proteins from a genomic interval of Rhizobium etli CFN 42:
- a CDS encoding YjhX family toxin — MDISRTEQRILHLMAQGGRIEIIRDDNRKIENVSCFTRDGWLYPGVDLDLFRRLKRLKAIKSSGGQPYRITERGLRLVRSQLDNR, encoded by the coding sequence ATGGACATTTCCCGCACGGAGCAGCGCATCCTGCATCTCATGGCCCAAGGCGGCCGCATCGAAATTATCCGCGACGACAACAGGAAGATCGAAAACGTCAGTTGCTTTACCCGCGACGGCTGGCTTTATCCCGGCGTCGACCTCGATCTCTTCCGCAGGCTGAAGCGGCTGAAGGCAATCAAGTCTTCGGGCGGCCAACCCTACCGGATCACCGAACGAGGGTTGAGATTGGTTAGGTCGCAGCTGGACAATAGATAG
- a CDS encoding GNAT family N-acetyltransferase encodes MIHIRNARDGEAELLSEIGLRAWQKAMASIGESDAMIDAARNAFRSFVENDWLTITVIEQNGQVAGWAAREGLDETISDFWIDPIFTRQGLGSALLQRIEKDIAGRGFETAAVQTHSGNSEAIGFFRKNGYGIHWLSVAYNPKLDRDVPSVGLTKPLVSDSQGGYGQEF; translated from the coding sequence TTGATCCACATTCGCAATGCCCGCGACGGGGAAGCGGAGCTATTGAGCGAGATCGGGCTCAGGGCCTGGCAAAAGGCGATGGCGTCGATCGGCGAATCGGATGCGATGATCGACGCGGCGCGCAACGCCTTTCGCAGCTTCGTGGAGAATGACTGGCTGACCATCACCGTCATCGAGCAGAACGGCCAGGTCGCAGGCTGGGCTGCACGCGAGGGACTGGACGAAACCATCTCGGATTTCTGGATCGATCCCATCTTCACCCGGCAGGGACTCGGCTCAGCCCTTCTCCAACGCATCGAGAAGGATATCGCCGGCCGAGGCTTCGAGACGGCAGCGGTGCAGACCCATTCCGGCAATAGCGAGGCAATCGGCTTTTTTCGGAAGAACGGTTATGGCATCCACTGGCTGTCGGTCGCCTATAATCCGAAGCTTGACCGCGACGTACCCTCTGTCGGACTGACGAAGCCGCTGGTTTCGGACAGCCAGGGCGGCTATGGGCAGGAATTCTGA
- a CDS encoding DUF1294 domain-containing protein, whose protein sequence is MTMTDNTKLAALFLALNLIVFLVYFLDKQAARQGEWRISERTLLTLALIGGSLGAVAAQQILRHKTRKEPFRSILAAILILHAALAMVLAFAPLWAPRLHLDF, encoded by the coding sequence ATGACGATGACCGATAACACCAAATTGGCCGCACTGTTTCTGGCGCTGAACCTCATCGTCTTTTTGGTCTATTTCCTCGACAAACAGGCGGCGCGCCAGGGCGAGTGGCGCATCAGCGAGCGTACGCTTCTAACCCTTGCGCTGATCGGCGGCAGCCTCGGCGCGGTGGCGGCACAGCAGATCCTGCGCCACAAGACGAGAAAGGAGCCGTTCCGGTCGATCCTGGCGGCGATCCTGATCCTCCACGCCGCCTTGGCCATGGTCCTGGCCTTCGCGCCGCTATGGGCCCCTCGCCTTCATCTGGATTTTTAA